A window of the Nitrospiraceae bacterium genome harbors these coding sequences:
- the tgt gene encoding tRNA guanosine(34) transglycosylase Tgt codes for MGRERMTGFSVTQIDRLTGARRGTLTTAHGQIDTPMFMPVGTLGPVKGVDPDDLQQLGFRLMLNNAYHLYLRPGHKVVAELGGLHAFTGWPGAILTDSGGYQIFSLAKFCNVTDGGVSFQSHLDGSTHFITPETAIGIEEALGADIVMAFDQCVALPASPDALRDAVRRTKLWAERCQTSRRRTDQALFGIVQGGLDAELRVTAARELVGLGFDGYAVGGLSVGESKAEMYATLDVTVPELPPSKPRYLMGVGMPEDLVEGVARGIDLFDCVVPSRHGRTGWLFTSFGRVLIKQAQYVRDERPIDPACGCPVCLRYSRAYLHHLFNVKEMLGSRLNTIHNLWYFADLMRRIRVAIEQGAFSSFCTEFYRTREQLETEIVLNSTEDIDHSRRTRQD; via the coding sequence ATGGGACGCGAACGTATGACCGGCTTTTCCGTTACACAGATAGATCGGCTGACCGGCGCAAGGCGAGGGACGCTGACCACGGCTCACGGCCAGATCGATACGCCGATGTTCATGCCGGTCGGGACACTGGGTCCGGTCAAGGGGGTTGACCCGGACGACCTCCAGCAACTCGGGTTTCGGCTGATGCTGAACAACGCCTATCATCTGTATTTGCGGCCGGGGCACAAGGTTGTGGCAGAATTGGGCGGGCTCCACGCGTTCACCGGTTGGCCAGGGGCGATTCTGACCGACAGCGGTGGATATCAAATTTTCAGTTTGGCGAAGTTCTGCAACGTGACAGACGGGGGTGTAAGTTTTCAGTCCCATCTCGACGGTTCAACGCATTTCATCACGCCGGAAACAGCCATTGGGATCGAAGAGGCCTTAGGGGCCGATATCGTCATGGCGTTCGATCAATGCGTCGCGCTCCCGGCTTCTCCCGACGCCCTTCGTGACGCCGTTCGGCGCACGAAGCTCTGGGCCGAACGGTGCCAAACCAGCCGTCGCCGGACCGATCAAGCGCTTTTTGGAATTGTGCAGGGAGGGCTGGATGCAGAACTGCGTGTGACCGCGGCACGAGAGCTGGTCGGTCTTGGGTTTGACGGTTACGCCGTCGGGGGCCTGTCGGTGGGCGAGTCCAAAGCCGAGATGTACGCCACGCTTGACGTCACGGTGCCGGAACTACCGCCTTCGAAACCACGCTATCTCATGGGCGTCGGCATGCCTGAAGACCTTGTTGAGGGCGTGGCCCGAGGCATTGACCTGTTCGATTGTGTGGTCCCGTCCCGCCACGGGCGGACCGGCTGGCTCTTTACCAGCTTCGGCCGGGTCCTGATCAAGCAAGCGCAGTATGTTCGTGACGAGCGGCCGATCGATCCTGCCTGTGGTTGTCCGGTGTGCCTGCGGTACTCGCGGGCCTATTTGCATCATCTGTTCAATGTGAAAGAAATGCTCGGCTCAAGACTCAATACCATTCACAACCTCTGGTATTTCGCTGATCTGATGCGTCGCATCCGGGTCGCGATTGAGCAGGGGGCGTTCAGTTCGTTTTGCACCGAGTTCTACCGGACTCGCGAGCAGCTGGAAACCGAGATCGTGCTGAATTCGACGGAGGATATAGACCACAGCCGCCGAACGAGACAGGATTAA
- the secF gene encoding protein translocase subunit SecF, with amino-acid sequence MLEILGKTNFDFMSKRRIAFTFSGVMVLLGIIAVIQIARGSANLGIDFAGGTAVQLKFDQPVRIDEARKVLEGNGLRDAELQEFGQDNKLLIRVKASTTIEEKVAERVVGVFTKEFPSNHFVVESSTEIGPTIGKKLQEDALIAVVISFAGIILYIAARFEFRFGIAAAVATFHDVLAVLGAFYLLDKEITLLVVTALLTLAGYSLTDTVVVFDRIRENLRTRRRDTEETMINNAVNQVLSRTIVTSLTVVLVLIPLTVAGGEVLHDFSLALLWGVIFGTYSSVFVASPLLLLWPGTPGRLLKRS; translated from the coding sequence ATGCTAGAAATTCTCGGGAAGACCAATTTCGACTTCATGAGCAAGCGCCGTATTGCTTTCACATTTTCCGGCGTCATGGTGCTGCTGGGAATTATCGCGGTGATTCAGATCGCTCGGGGGTCGGCGAATCTGGGGATCGATTTCGCAGGAGGGACCGCGGTCCAATTGAAGTTCGATCAGCCGGTCCGAATTGATGAGGCGAGGAAGGTGTTGGAAGGAAACGGATTAAGGGATGCTGAACTACAGGAATTTGGGCAAGACAACAAACTGCTGATCCGCGTGAAGGCATCCACGACGATAGAAGAAAAGGTGGCCGAACGAGTCGTGGGCGTGTTCACGAAGGAATTCCCCTCCAACCACTTCGTGGTCGAATCTAGTACTGAGATCGGCCCGACGATCGGTAAGAAGCTTCAGGAAGATGCGTTAATCGCAGTCGTCATTTCATTTGCCGGAATCATTCTCTATATCGCGGCCCGGTTCGAATTTCGATTCGGCATTGCCGCAGCGGTCGCCACGTTTCACGATGTCTTAGCCGTCTTGGGCGCCTTTTACCTCCTGGATAAGGAAATCACCCTGCTCGTCGTCACCGCGCTCCTCACCTTGGCGGGCTACTCTCTGACGGACACAGTTGTCGTGTTTGACCGCATTCGTGAGAATCTGCGGACGCGGAGACGAGACACTGAAGAGACGATGATCAATAATGCCGTCAATCAAGTCCTGAGCCGGACGATCGTAACGAGTTTGACGGTCGTCCTGGTGTTGATACCGTTGACTGTGGCGGGCGGAGAAGTACTTCACGATTTTTCGCTCGCCTTGCTTTGGGGCGTCATCTTCGGCACCTATTCGTCCGTGTTCGTGGCCAGCCCGTTGTTGTTATTATGGCCGGGGACGCCCGGTCGGTTGTTAAAACGCAGTTAG
- a CDS encoding PAS domain S-box protein, with the protein MKIWSRSHSLQRKIIAAIVMVGLLPLTLLLALTYHEELRSLQETTGANFKEVAVEASRRIEMHISRGMSEAQQLATTPFLRTAVTESNRTYEDKDPATIQGMIKDWQQRWKQRDKRSEFPLFINQIVTNYLIRWHDIRKADYVGIFVTDNQGALVISSIPQVEYFYGKTAWWQAIVKANAPHVYVTDIAFDPNFGTHVVVVAAPILDDAQHVAIGAITILLRRDTLFHSISEVTVGSTGHAMLFSSDGVPVICPVLSLEEHTVTPELIATINQAKSGWAVASDDSHGSRNSLIGFAPVRFGESLAPGSIGGKHWITVVRQDPRETYAPLADLVAKVLLYGLAVLAVLSGTGVVVARRIARPIQLLHDGVREIGSGRWDQRLDLKTGDEIEHLAEAFNRMAANLKVSFAQIEQRMAEVHRLEEKYRDLIEHSPEMIYQLNRGGQFVHVNKTGLDKLGYTLDEMLAMRLWDIVPKGQETLVLNYLERLMSQGQSSIETILVSKDGRPVDVEIHATALLDQERGGLVHSRAFVRDITERRQLERQLQQYTTKLEQAVSERTQQLVASQARYKALFDLVADSVFMVDPEGVVVAVNKREEQALGYAESMVVGKSLFDVATPEHREVLRELLTNLMVGQRQAPTKEITVRHATGREMPVEMDLIHVGAGESPLVMVQLRDITDRKLLERQLQTYREELELKVRERTREIEETKQYLENLLENANDVIYTLDTDQHFTYVNSKIEAWGYRKDDLIGRPYLSLLSKRHRGRRLKNTLDIGAKQVYEVEVVTRMGEARTVMVSVSPLHGVGGTILGVLGIARDMTETKKLEQQIRNSEKLASVGKLAAGVAHEINNPLGGMLNCLYNLRKGTLSPMRQEEYVASMEDGVRRVQKIVRQLLDFSQQHEPAFAPADINQIIDQVLVLTTHLFAPNQIVLETLLGHGLPSLMVDRHMIEQVLMNLILNAVQAMKGGGVLTIRTSVVEGVCLVEVCDTGSGIAPTVLPKIFDPFFSTKGEGEGTGLGLSVSLGIVGRHGGKILVESEVGKGTTFTLCLPLSRDRSFVEKTS; encoded by the coding sequence ATGAAGATCTGGAGTCGGTCTCACAGTCTCCAGCGGAAGATCATCGCGGCAATCGTGATGGTCGGCCTCCTGCCACTGACTCTCCTCCTCGCTCTGACCTATCATGAAGAGCTGCGCTCGCTTCAAGAAACCACTGGAGCGAACTTCAAGGAAGTTGCGGTTGAAGCGTCGCGTCGAATCGAGATGCACATCAGCCGCGGGATGAGCGAAGCCCAGCAACTGGCGACGACCCCGTTTCTCAGGACAGCGGTAACCGAATCCAATCGGACCTATGAGGACAAAGATCCTGCCACGATCCAGGGCATGATCAAGGATTGGCAACAACGGTGGAAGCAACGAGACAAACGAAGTGAATTTCCCCTCTTCATTAACCAAATCGTCACCAATTATCTGATCCGCTGGCACGACATTCGGAAAGCCGACTATGTCGGCATCTTCGTGACCGACAATCAGGGCGCCCTCGTCATCAGCTCGATTCCGCAAGTGGAATATTTCTACGGGAAAACGGCCTGGTGGCAGGCGATCGTGAAGGCCAACGCTCCTCATGTGTACGTGACCGACATCGCGTTTGATCCCAACTTTGGTACCCATGTGGTCGTCGTGGCGGCCCCGATTCTGGATGACGCACAACATGTCGCCATCGGCGCTATCACGATTTTGTTGCGTCGGGACACGTTGTTCCATTCTATTTCCGAAGTCACAGTCGGCTCGACCGGCCATGCGATGTTGTTTAGTTCGGACGGAGTGCCGGTCATCTGTCCGGTCTTGTCCCTTGAAGAACATACGGTCACGCCGGAATTGATCGCGACCATCAATCAGGCGAAATCAGGATGGGCTGTTGCTTCGGATGACTCGCATGGGAGTCGCAATTCGCTGATCGGGTTTGCTCCGGTCCGGTTCGGTGAAAGCTTAGCACCAGGCAGCATCGGTGGAAAACATTGGATCACGGTTGTGCGACAGGATCCGCGAGAGACCTATGCGCCCCTCGCCGATCTGGTGGCAAAGGTGTTGTTGTACGGATTGGCCGTGCTTGCGGTGCTTTCGGGAACCGGTGTCGTGGTGGCGCGCCGGATCGCCCGTCCGATCCAACTCCTACATGATGGTGTACGAGAAATCGGGAGTGGCCGGTGGGACCAGCGACTCGATCTCAAAACAGGTGATGAAATCGAGCATCTCGCCGAGGCGTTCAATCGGATGGCGGCGAATCTTAAGGTCTCGTTTGCGCAGATCGAACAACGCATGGCGGAGGTCCATCGTCTTGAGGAAAAATATCGCGACCTCATCGAGCACTCTCCAGAAATGATCTACCAGTTGAACCGCGGCGGTCAGTTTGTCCACGTGAACAAAACAGGTCTCGATAAATTGGGCTATACCCTGGACGAGATGCTGGCGATGCGGCTGTGGGACATTGTGCCGAAGGGACAAGAGACCTTGGTGTTGAATTACCTGGAACGGCTCATGTCCCAGGGACAAAGCTCGATCGAGACGATATTGGTGTCGAAGGATGGTCGACCGGTCGACGTCGAGATTCATGCGACGGCTTTGCTCGACCAAGAACGAGGCGGGCTCGTGCATTCGCGCGCGTTCGTCCGCGACATCACGGAACGGCGCCAACTGGAACGGCAGCTCCAACAGTATACGACCAAGCTGGAACAAGCGGTGTCGGAGCGAACCCAGCAGCTCGTTGCCTCGCAAGCACGCTATAAGGCTCTCTTTGATCTCGTGGCCGACTCCGTGTTTATGGTGGATCCTGAGGGCGTGGTGGTGGCGGTGAACAAGCGGGAAGAACAAGCGCTCGGCTATGCGGAATCCATGGTGGTCGGGAAGAGTCTGTTTGACGTGGCGACGCCGGAACATCGGGAGGTGCTGCGCGAGCTGCTGACGAACCTCATGGTGGGACAGCGGCAGGCGCCCACCAAGGAAATCACCGTACGACATGCCACTGGACGAGAGATGCCGGTCGAGATGGACCTCATTCATGTTGGAGCGGGGGAGAGTCCGTTGGTGATGGTTCAGTTACGCGACATCACGGATCGGAAACTGCTTGAGCGTCAATTGCAGACCTATCGAGAGGAACTTGAACTCAAAGTCCGTGAACGGACGAGAGAAATTGAAGAAACCAAACAATATCTCGAAAACTTGCTCGAAAACGCGAACGACGTCATCTACACCTTGGATACGGATCAACACTTCACCTACGTGAATAGTAAAATTGAGGCATGGGGCTATCGCAAGGACGATTTGATCGGGCGGCCGTATCTCTCGTTGTTGTCGAAGCGGCATCGGGGACGTCGTTTGAAAAACACGCTCGATATCGGTGCGAAGCAGGTCTATGAGGTGGAAGTGGTTACGCGTATGGGAGAGGCGAGAACCGTTATGGTGAGCGTCTCGCCGCTTCACGGGGTTGGAGGGACGATCCTCGGAGTCCTAGGCATCGCCCGAGACATGACGGAAACCAAGAAACTGGAACAACAGATTCGGAATTCAGAAAAGTTGGCGTCGGTCGGGAAGCTGGCTGCCGGCGTGGCGCACGAGATCAACAATCCGCTGGGAGGGATGTTGAACTGTCTCTACAATCTGCGCAAAGGCACCCTCTCTCCGATGCGACAAGAGGAGTATGTCGCCTCGATGGAAGATGGGGTGCGCCGCGTGCAGAAAATCGTTCGACAGCTGCTTGATTTCTCCCAGCAGCATGAGCCGGCCTTCGCACCAGCCGACATCAATCAGATCATCGACCAAGTTCTGGTTTTGACCACTCATTTGTTCGCTCCCAATCAGATTGTGCTGGAAACTTTGCTTGGTCATGGGTTGCCGAGCTTGATGGTCGACCGTCATATGATCGAGCAGGTTCTGATGAATTTAATCCTCAACGCGGTGCAAGCGATGAAAGGCGGCGGTGTTCTGACGATTCGCACGTCTGTGGTGGAAGGCGTGTGCCTCGTTGAGGTGTGTGATACGGGATCGGGCATCGCGCCAACCGTGCTGCCCAAAATTTTTGATCCGTTCTTTTCAACGAAAGGTGAAGGGGAAGGGACCGGGCTGGGTCTTTCGGTCAGCCTCGGGATTGTGGGACGCCACGGAGGAAAAATTCTCGTGGAGAGCGAAGTCGGCAAAGGTACGACGTTTACTCTTTGCTTGCCCCTTTCCCGCGACCGGTCGTTCGTGGAGAAGACGTCATGA
- the secD gene encoding protein translocase subunit SecD → MKRVGGRLLLLSSVILVSLVFFVPTYRPLYQAVPDWARKLFPDKGITLGLDLQGGIHLVMEVDEDRAVEIALDRTVVSLQDLLLEKKIPIESVKRTGLNHLAINFQNPELKDQIKKLIDDYPTFTDTESAGSSNTVVWELRDMEIKRIKDSAINQALETIRNRIDQFGVAEPLVQRQGLKQVVVQLPGVKDPKRAKDLIKETALLEFKMLDEDNQLKLDLPARVPKDREADVLKQAEAKLPEGDQILFERVVEKDTGREYRIPYVVKKRVMLTGDVLSDARVAIGQFNDPYVSITFDAKGGKEFDRITGENVKKRMAIVLDNTIYSAPVIQERITGGRAQITGTFSTQEANDLAIVLRAGALPAPLKIIQDLTVGPSLGQDSIDKGVRATLVAGAMVVVFMIVYYKLSGVIADFALILNLVCLIGALSALNATLTLPGIAGIVLTIGMGVDSNVLIFERIREELRQGKPVRLAVDGGYDKALLTIVDSHVTTLITGVALFLFGTGPIKGFAVTLCLGIAINLFTALVGTKVIFDIMNQRQKVEQLSI, encoded by the coding sequence ATGAAGAGAGTGGGTGGGCGGTTACTGCTCCTAAGCTCGGTCATCTTGGTGTCGCTCGTTTTCTTTGTGCCAACGTATAGGCCGCTGTATCAGGCCGTGCCGGATTGGGCCCGTAAGCTGTTCCCGGATAAAGGCATCACGCTTGGACTGGACCTACAGGGAGGCATCCATCTTGTGATGGAGGTCGACGAAGATCGAGCGGTCGAAATCGCTCTCGATCGGACGGTCGTCTCCTTACAGGATTTACTGCTTGAGAAGAAGATTCCTATCGAGTCGGTCAAGCGGACCGGGCTCAACCATCTCGCCATCAACTTCCAAAACCCTGAGCTGAAGGACCAGATCAAGAAATTGATCGATGACTACCCCACGTTTACCGACACCGAGTCGGCGGGTTCGAGCAACACCGTGGTATGGGAACTTCGTGATATGGAAATAAAGCGGATCAAAGACTCTGCGATCAACCAAGCGTTGGAAACGATCCGGAATCGAATCGACCAGTTCGGCGTGGCCGAACCGTTGGTCCAACGACAGGGGCTCAAGCAAGTTGTGGTGCAGCTCCCCGGCGTCAAGGATCCGAAGAGAGCGAAGGATCTCATCAAGGAAACGGCGTTGCTGGAATTCAAGATGCTTGACGAAGACAACCAGCTCAAGCTCGACCTTCCGGCTCGCGTCCCGAAGGACAGGGAAGCGGACGTCCTGAAGCAGGCTGAGGCCAAGCTCCCTGAGGGTGACCAAATCCTCTTCGAGCGAGTGGTTGAGAAAGATACAGGCCGTGAATATCGCATCCCTTACGTCGTCAAAAAGCGGGTCATGTTGACCGGAGATGTCCTGAGCGACGCACGGGTGGCGATCGGCCAATTTAACGATCCGTATGTGTCCATTACGTTCGATGCCAAAGGGGGAAAGGAGTTTGACCGGATCACCGGGGAGAATGTCAAAAAACGGATGGCAATCGTTCTCGACAACACGATCTACTCCGCTCCCGTGATTCAAGAACGTATCACCGGAGGCCGTGCGCAGATTACCGGGACATTTTCGACGCAGGAAGCCAATGACTTGGCCATCGTGCTGAGAGCCGGGGCATTACCGGCTCCCTTGAAGATCATCCAAGACCTCACGGTGGGACCCTCGCTGGGGCAAGATTCCATCGATAAAGGGGTGCGGGCGACGTTGGTTGCCGGCGCAATGGTCGTCGTCTTTATGATCGTCTATTACAAACTCTCCGGCGTGATCGCGGATTTCGCGTTGATTCTGAACCTCGTCTGTTTGATCGGAGCCCTGTCCGCCTTGAATGCGACACTGACTTTGCCCGGCATCGCCGGCATTGTGCTGACCATCGGGATGGGCGTCGATTCGAACGTCTTGATCTTTGAGCGCATCCGGGAAGAGCTGCGGCAGGGAAAACCGGTGCGGCTGGCGGTGGACGGGGGCTACGACAAGGCCTTGCTCACAATCGTGGACTCCCATGTCACGACATTGATCACCGGTGTGGCGCTTTTTCTGTTTGGGACCGGCCCGATCAAGGGGTTCGCTGTGACCCTGTGCCTTGGTATTGCCATTAATCTCTTTACCGCGTTGGTCGGCACAAAGGTAATTTTCGATATCATGAATCAACGACAGAAAGTGGAGCAGTTGAGTATCTAG
- the argS gene encoding arginine--tRNA ligase, producing the protein MSQGVVQEMVANALLGALNEAKQKGQLKTDIWPQLSLDAPKRPEWGDLASTVAMSLAGPEQRAPYDIAQIIVDNLPEREQLFDRVEIVRPGFLNLTIKPLIWQEVLREIEGRGVAYGQADLGKGQRVLVEYVSANPTGPMHVGHGRGAAVGQALARLLKAVGYDVVSEYYINDAGRQVKLLGASVYARYQELAGRPADFPQDGYQGAYVRTLAERTRQHLGARLDNVPPAEAEALCRDFAYQEMLAVIRQDLTAFGIEFDSWFSEASLLASQTVERVFAELKTKGLLFEQEGAQWFRSSAFGDEKDRVVRKQDEEYTYLASDIAYHRDKLQRGYDLLVDVWGADHHGYIPRMQGVMQAYGYPKDRLRVVLVQMVNLLRGGKKVEMSKRAGEFITLREVIDEVGADAAKFFFLMRDSNTHLDFDLELAKQRSADNPVYYVQYAHARIASLWRVAASRGVACPLPSEADLTLLTDPNELGLIRKLSAYPAVLQGAAVAFEPHRMTYYLQQLAAGLHTFYNKHRILPPAADSEVLAMTPEGLAATEKRQKEELTPQRTGARLALMRGVQQVLKNGLGVLGISAPEQM; encoded by the coding sequence GTGTCTCAAGGGGTTGTACAAGAGATGGTAGCGAATGCCCTCCTCGGTGCCCTTAATGAGGCCAAGCAGAAGGGACAACTCAAGACCGACATCTGGCCACAACTGAGCTTGGATGCACCGAAGCGTCCGGAGTGGGGCGATCTTGCCTCGACGGTGGCTATGTCGCTGGCTGGTCCCGAACAACGTGCTCCTTACGACATCGCACAAATTATCGTCGACAATCTTCCCGAGCGTGAACAGCTTTTCGACCGTGTGGAGATTGTACGGCCTGGATTCCTCAACCTCACCATCAAGCCGCTGATCTGGCAAGAGGTCCTTCGAGAGATCGAAGGACGGGGAGTTGCCTATGGGCAAGCTGACCTGGGAAAGGGGCAGCGAGTCCTGGTGGAGTACGTCAGCGCGAACCCCACCGGGCCGATGCACGTGGGTCATGGTCGTGGTGCGGCGGTCGGACAAGCCCTGGCACGACTTCTCAAGGCCGTCGGATACGACGTTGTCAGTGAGTACTACATCAACGACGCCGGTCGGCAGGTGAAACTCCTGGGCGCCTCCGTGTATGCACGGTATCAAGAATTAGCCGGTCGACCGGCGGATTTTCCACAAGACGGCTACCAAGGTGCCTATGTCAGGACGCTCGCAGAACGGACGAGGCAGCACCTTGGTGCTCGCCTGGACAACGTGCCTCCCGCCGAGGCCGAAGCGCTCTGTCGAGACTTTGCCTATCAGGAAATGCTGGCGGTCATTCGTCAGGACCTGACGGCGTTCGGAATCGAGTTTGACTCATGGTTCAGCGAGGCGTCGTTGCTCGCGTCACAGACCGTCGAGCGAGTATTCGCTGAGCTGAAGACCAAAGGCCTGCTGTTCGAACAGGAAGGAGCGCAGTGGTTCCGATCGTCTGCCTTCGGGGATGAGAAAGATCGAGTGGTCCGCAAGCAGGACGAGGAATATACCTACCTCGCCTCGGATATTGCCTATCACCGTGACAAATTGCAGCGTGGGTACGACCTGCTCGTCGACGTCTGGGGAGCCGACCATCATGGTTATATTCCCCGGATGCAGGGAGTGATGCAAGCCTACGGCTATCCCAAGGACCGCTTGCGCGTCGTCTTGGTGCAGATGGTAAATCTTCTGCGTGGCGGGAAGAAAGTGGAGATGTCGAAACGTGCGGGCGAGTTCATTACGCTCCGCGAAGTCATCGACGAGGTGGGAGCCGACGCCGCAAAGTTCTTCTTCTTGATGCGGGATTCCAATACGCACTTGGACTTCGACCTCGAGTTGGCCAAGCAACGCTCGGCCGACAATCCCGTGTATTACGTGCAGTACGCGCATGCTCGAATCGCAAGTTTATGGCGGGTGGCTGCCTCACGAGGGGTGGCCTGTCCGCTGCCGAGCGAAGCGGATTTAACACTCTTAACGGATCCCAACGAATTGGGGCTGATCCGCAAACTCTCGGCCTATCCTGCCGTGTTGCAAGGGGCTGCGGTCGCCTTTGAGCCACATCGCATGACCTACTATCTGCAGCAATTGGCCGCAGGCCTGCACACGTTTTACAACAAACATCGGATCCTCCCACCGGCTGCGGATAGCGAAGTTCTGGCCATGACACCGGAGGGACTGGCGGCGACGGAGAAACGCCAGAAAGAGGAACTCACGCCTCAACGGACAGGGGCTCGATTAGCGTTAATGCGAGGCGTGCAGCAAGTACTGAAGAACGGCCTGGGGGTGTTGGGGATTTCAGCGCCTGAGCAGATGTAA
- a CDS encoding molybdenum cofactor guanylyltransferase → MAGRKGMISEVTGVLLAGGKSRRMGEDKRYLLVGERTLLERSLEILQTVFQHVVIVIAQDSAPLEQVASPVIRDLIPDCGSLGGLYTGLKQASTDHVFVVGCDMPFLNPVVIRHFVNLKTQADIVMAKLSNGLHPMHAVYGKPCLPSLEQMIAARNLKIQDLASQPALRVRLVTAADLVAIDPTARSFHNVNTPADLEAARSFTQQPGQPRFRS, encoded by the coding sequence GTGGCTGGTAGGAAAGGCATGATCTCAGAGGTCACCGGCGTCCTCTTAGCCGGAGGAAAAAGCCGAAGGATGGGGGAGGATAAGCGGTACCTGCTGGTTGGAGAGCGGACGTTGCTTGAGCGCAGTCTTGAGATCCTTCAAACAGTATTTCAGCACGTGGTGATTGTGATTGCGCAAGACAGTGCTCCTCTCGAACAAGTAGCCAGCCCGGTTATCCGGGACCTCATTCCTGACTGTGGAAGCCTGGGCGGTCTCTATACAGGATTGAAACAGGCGTCCACCGACCATGTCTTTGTCGTGGGCTGTGACATGCCGTTCTTGAATCCGGTCGTGATCCGCCATTTCGTGAACCTGAAGACGCAAGCCGATATCGTCATGGCCAAATTGTCAAACGGGTTGCATCCGATGCACGCGGTCTATGGCAAACCGTGCCTCCCTTCGCTGGAACAGATGATCGCCGCACGCAATCTGAAGATTCAGGATCTCGCCAGCCAGCCTGCATTACGGGTGCGTTTGGTGACCGCCGCCGATCTTGTCGCGATCGACCCGACTGCCAGATCGTTTCACAACGTCAACACCCCTGCAGACCTCGAAGCAGCCCGTTCGTTCACCCAGCAGCCCGGTCAACCTCGTTTCCGGTCGTAG
- the yajC gene encoding preprotein translocase subunit YajC encodes MGSLLSLVPFVLIFVIFYFLLILPQQKRQKQQKTMMEALKKGDKVITASGIWGTIANLGKDTVTLQIADNTKIKIQREHIARLRGDEDDKES; translated from the coding sequence ATGGGATCGTTGTTGTCCCTGGTTCCCTTCGTCTTAATCTTCGTCATTTTTTATTTTTTGCTGATCCTGCCTCAGCAGAAGCGGCAGAAACAACAGAAAACGATGATGGAAGCGTTGAAAAAAGGCGACAAAGTCATCACGGCGTCCGGTATCTGGGGAACCATCGCCAATTTGGGTAAAGACACCGTGACGCTGCAAATTGCCGACAACACGAAGATCAAAATTCAACGGGAACATATCGCGCGTCTTCGCGGAGATGAAGACGACAAAGAATCGTAG